The following coding sequences lie in one Pontibacter sp. G13 genomic window:
- a CDS encoding alpha/beta hydrolase, with translation MRLERIHIPAQIPNGKPPLLFVHGAFSGAWIWEPWMQTLSARGWDCHAFSFRGHGNSEVPPHPNRVRVRDYVEDLRTVLAEFKIPPILVGHSLGGLVIQRHLMERDAPAVVLVCPVGPKGTWYATFDFLRRHPLDFIKGLIHLDLYQSVNTPEKTHHRFYAGRESAEWVAAGHSLIEGESFAAYLGDMLFPRIHPRQNPQPPMLVVCGELDQSVAPRTVRFTAQFQQAELLMLPNQGHIPMMVADRDTIASQVNDWLSRQSVPIVNSIPPVSPPSP, from the coding sequence ATGAGGTTGGAGCGAATCCATATTCCCGCCCAAATTCCCAATGGGAAACCACCACTTCTGTTTGTCCACGGAGCATTTAGCGGTGCTTGGATCTGGGAGCCTTGGATGCAGACGCTCTCCGCCCGAGGGTGGGATTGTCACGCGTTCAGCTTTCGGGGGCATGGCAACAGTGAGGTTCCTCCTCATCCCAATCGAGTGCGTGTACGGGACTATGTGGAAGACCTGAGAACGGTGTTGGCGGAGTTTAAGATTCCGCCCATTTTGGTGGGACATTCCTTGGGAGGATTGGTGATTCAGCGCCATTTGATGGAGCGAGATGCGCCGGCCGTTGTGTTGGTGTGTCCGGTAGGGCCCAAGGGAACGTGGTATGCGACCTTTGATTTTTTGAGGCGGCATCCGCTGGATTTCATCAAGGGATTGATCCATCTAGACTTGTACCAATCCGTCAATACGCCAGAGAAGACCCATCATCGATTCTACGCTGGTCGAGAATCTGCCGAATGGGTGGCGGCAGGTCATTCGCTGATCGAGGGAGAATCCTTCGCAGCGTATTTGGGAGATATGCTATTTCCCCGGATTCATCCTAGACAAAATCCCCAACCCCCTATGCTGGTAGTCTGTGGTGAGCTAGACCAATCTGTGGCTCCCAGAACTGTCAGATTTACCGCCCAATTTCAACAAGCCGAACTACTCATGCTACCCAATCAGGGCCATATTCCCATGATGGTAGCTGACCGAGATACCATAGCGAGTCAAGTCAATGATTGGCTCAGCCGACAATCCGTCCCGATTGTGAACTCCATTCCTCCTGTTTCACCTCCATCTCCATAG
- a CDS encoding 3-keto-5-aminohexanoate cleavage protein produces MSDRIIITAALTGVLATRNQSPHIPYTPEEIAEEGRRAVEAGASILHIHARQPNGLPAYDVETYQQIDQAVKAACPGVIINYSTGAIGISNEERIHHVDALSPDMAALNMGSMNYAIYSRKSKQFHHDFVFANPFKDIQFFLERMNAAGTRPEMECFDTGHIHNSAPLIDMGLLQAPFNYSLIMGVLGGIPATTENLVHQVSQLPAQSHWQVIGIGRKQWKMIAAAITMGGNIRVGLEDNLYLPDGTLSPSNGKSVEEAAQLVRTLGAKIASIEEARAMYQLPIQVDA; encoded by the coding sequence GTGTCCGACCGAATCATCATCACCGCTGCCCTCACGGGCGTACTCGCCACTCGCAATCAAAGCCCACACATTCCCTACACCCCCGAGGAAATTGCCGAGGAGGGCCGAAGGGCTGTGGAAGCGGGTGCGAGTATCCTTCACATTCATGCCCGTCAACCCAATGGGCTGCCAGCCTATGACGTGGAAACTTATCAGCAGATCGATCAGGCCGTCAAAGCTGCCTGTCCCGGTGTGATCATCAATTACTCCACGGGTGCGATCGGGATCTCCAACGAGGAACGAATCCATCATGTGGATGCGCTCAGTCCCGATATGGCCGCACTCAACATGGGGTCGATGAACTATGCGATCTACTCCAGAAAGTCCAAGCAGTTTCACCACGATTTCGTCTTTGCCAATCCCTTCAAGGATATCCAATTTTTTCTGGAGCGGATGAATGCCGCAGGTACGCGCCCAGAAATGGAATGCTTCGATACAGGGCATATTCACAATTCTGCTCCCTTGATCGATATGGGATTGCTTCAGGCTCCTTTCAATTACAGCTTGATCATGGGCGTCCTGGGCGGCATCCCGGCCACGACTGAAAATCTAGTCCATCAAGTGAGTCAGCTTCCGGCTCAGTCGCACTGGCAAGTCATCGGCATCGGTCGCAAGCAATGGAAAATGATTGCAGCAGCCATCACGATGGGAGGAAATATCCGGGTCGGATTGGAGGACAATCTGTATCTTCCAGACGGTACACTTTCTCCCTCTAATGGAAAAAGCGTGGAAGAGGCCGCTCAACTAGTCCGGACCCTTGGGGCCAAAATCGCCAGTATCGAGGAGGCCCGTGCCATGTACCAATTGCCCATTCAGGTGGATGCCTGA
- a CDS encoding bleomycin resistance protein: MLLRNNQLISTIDISISLAFYRDCLGFSVIQADEDCGIASRDDTKIFLWKCEPMIDPQPTSCTIFVSEIDALYQEMKEANVIHPNGPLADQPWGVREFSILDIDGNLIRFGQLITGVQKKNEPRLSNRTDRGDPRLNFREDVSGVLFTAGRLPRYGRPFLVHRK; encoded by the coding sequence ATGTTACTAAGGAACAACCAATTAATAAGCACCATAGATATTTCCATTTCATTGGCTTTTTATAGAGACTGCCTAGGATTCTCTGTCATTCAAGCAGACGAAGATTGTGGGATTGCCTCACGCGATGATACCAAGATTTTTCTTTGGAAATGCGAACCCATGATTGATCCACAACCCACTAGCTGTACAATTTTTGTCTCAGAGATCGATGCCTTGTATCAGGAAATGAAGGAGGCAAATGTCATTCACCCAAACGGTCCTCTGGCAGATCAACCTTGGGGAGTGAGGGAATTTTCGATTTTGGACATCGACGGAAACTTGATCCGCTTCGGACAGCTAATCACAGGCGTACAAAAAAAAAATGAACCCCGGCTATCCAACAGGACAGACCGGGGAGATCCACGACTCAATTTTCGAGAAGACGTGTCAGGGGTTCTTTTTACCGCAGGGAGACTACCTCGCTATGGTAGGCCGTTTCTGGTCCACAGAAAGTGA
- a CDS encoding C25 family cysteine peptidase yields MKRFHITLRLTVLLLLSSMFLPISAQERSAEIQTRLVRSETTGLIMEINIPKLSFLEVKTEGGEFSQIIHPGKTQRYLESGPEYVGKPEILRYSCLVALPLNAKPGKIQIEAAGEKIQEKMRLMPVQEELVASIPEVMPRFAFDKEAYDRSSFTFQNGVTMTLVQGGQVNIWRVSFPLTEYAQGVLRYSTKLQVRLPFEGGEGVFRQQPNVSKKFIEQMDAIDKYHFQRPLVIADLVINRKIFIDRTKLIDWVPLFLGADFLIITPEDFLDAANTLAVHKRTMGLRTTVIKMSSIASAAGVTVAQVEDEHIKEYIWDFYNTRIVKPQYVMLMGDAEFIPTHYIGITSNGADCAGDQWYGMLLDHDINPSVPELALGRLPVDTEADAMQYVERVIAYETSTTLTNSAYASTISLVAEFQDTDGNDSIPDGQAARWFTEVTQTIYEHLDPLPQNYTLNRIYRAQQQNTAPLRYRDGTLLPLELRSPAFNWSGTTQDIIDVVNEGTSILYHRDHGNFTRWGTPSFGKTDLDQLVISNDEYPMVFSINCASGMFDNETAPTLAGANNSTVSWSEKFLRQEHGAIAIVGDTRNSSTVRNNEMAEGLFDAIFPQLNFFGPLLTSRRRVGDILNHAKGYVLSCGGSDSSVVKENTIYNVLGDPTVKVKTRQYLLFVLGTDIKPLEEGGLFIGAKLEPQLVCAKCEELPKLKQRLVPPFVILTDPKSGKVLGRSMLNAQGEASISMASELSSVRVTFCGPETAYHSEVVSLR; encoded by the coding sequence ATGAAACGATTTCATATTACCCTTCGGTTGACAGTCCTACTGTTGCTTTCAAGCATGTTTTTGCCCATTTCTGCCCAAGAAAGATCCGCGGAAATTCAGACGCGGCTGGTGCGCTCCGAAACCACGGGCCTGATCATGGAAATCAATATTCCCAAGTTGTCCTTTCTCGAAGTCAAAACTGAGGGAGGAGAATTCAGCCAAATTATTCACCCTGGAAAGACCCAACGCTATCTGGAGTCTGGCCCTGAATATGTAGGCAAACCCGAGATTCTCCGCTATTCCTGCTTGGTCGCGCTTCCCCTCAACGCCAAGCCCGGCAAAATTCAGATTGAGGCTGCCGGAGAGAAAATTCAGGAAAAAATGCGCCTCATGCCGGTCCAAGAGGAACTGGTGGCCTCGATTCCGGAGGTGATGCCTCGGTTCGCTTTTGACAAGGAAGCCTACGATCGGAGCTCTTTCACTTTCCAAAATGGGGTCACGATGACCCTGGTCCAAGGCGGCCAAGTCAATATCTGGCGCGTGTCTTTTCCGCTGACCGAATATGCGCAGGGGGTCCTCCGATATAGTACAAAACTGCAAGTACGCCTGCCATTTGAGGGCGGAGAAGGCGTATTCCGCCAACAACCCAATGTGTCCAAGAAATTCATCGAGCAAATGGACGCAATCGACAAGTATCACTTCCAACGTCCTTTGGTGATTGCCGACTTGGTGATCAACCGGAAAATCTTCATCGATCGCACCAAACTGATCGACTGGGTGCCTTTGTTCCTCGGAGCGGATTTCTTGATTATCACCCCTGAAGACTTTCTAGATGCTGCCAATACGTTGGCGGTACATAAACGAACTATGGGATTGCGGACGACCGTCATCAAGATGAGTTCCATTGCCAGTGCTGCTGGTGTGACTGTCGCTCAGGTAGAGGATGAACACATCAAGGAGTACATCTGGGATTTCTACAATACGCGGATTGTCAAACCTCAGTACGTGATGCTGATGGGGGATGCGGAATTTATTCCTACTCACTACATCGGGATTACGTCCAATGGCGCTGACTGTGCAGGGGATCAATGGTATGGAATGCTGTTGGATCACGACATCAACCCATCTGTGCCTGAGTTGGCTTTGGGCCGTCTTCCGGTGGATACCGAAGCAGATGCGATGCAGTATGTAGAACGCGTGATTGCCTACGAAACTAGTACCACCCTGACCAATTCTGCCTATGCGAGCACCATTTCGCTGGTGGCAGAGTTTCAAGATACCGATGGAAATGACTCCATCCCCGACGGTCAAGCCGCACGTTGGTTTACAGAAGTGACGCAGACCATCTATGAACACCTTGATCCGCTCCCACAAAATTACACCCTGAATCGGATCTATCGCGCTCAGCAGCAGAATACTGCTCCATTGCGCTACCGTGATGGAACATTGTTGCCGCTGGAATTGAGAAGCCCGGCCTTCAATTGGAGTGGAACCACCCAGGATATCATCGACGTGGTGAATGAGGGTACTTCCATTCTGTACCATCGCGATCATGGGAACTTCACCCGATGGGGTACCCCCTCATTTGGCAAAACAGATCTTGATCAGCTCGTCATTTCCAACGATGAGTATCCGATGGTTTTCTCCATCAATTGCGCCTCTGGGATGTTTGACAATGAAACTGCCCCGACTCTGGCAGGAGCGAATAACTCCACCGTTTCTTGGTCCGAAAAATTCCTTCGTCAAGAGCATGGAGCGATTGCCATTGTGGGGGATACGCGGAATTCCAGCACCGTCCGCAACAATGAAATGGCTGAGGGATTGTTCGATGCGATCTTCCCGCAGCTGAACTTTTTCGGGCCGCTCCTGACTTCCAGAAGACGCGTGGGAGATATCCTCAATCATGCCAAAGGATATGTTCTTTCTTGTGGAGGATCAGATAGTTCCGTCGTCAAGGAAAATACCATCTACAACGTTTTGGGAGACCCGACCGTGAAGGTCAAAACTCGCCAATACCTCTTGTTCGTGCTGGGTACAGATATCAAGCCATTGGAAGAAGGAGGACTCTTCATCGGTGCCAAATTGGAGCCTCAGTTGGTCTGTGCAAAATGTGAGGAACTGCCCAAGTTGAAGCAAAGACTGGTCCCGCCATTTGTGATTTTGACCGATCCGAAATCTGGCAAAGTACTGGGCCGTAGCATGCTAAATGCGCAAGGAGAAGCTTCCATCAGCATGGCAAGCGAACTCTCTTCCGTACGGGTCACTTTCTGTGGACCAGAAACGGCCTACCATAGCGAGGTAGTCTCCCTGCGGTAA
- a CDS encoding efflux RND transporter periplasmic adaptor subunit codes for MHFSVLWVFLLGLGVLMTAGCSQTPKGPPQMPPPNISFVEVDKKQVPLVKEFVGQLYGYRDVPIRTRVEGYVQSLHFQEGSNVKKGQLLYTIDPQPFQAEVAAKESQLAQSKINSIRAASDLERYEPLVKVNAVSQSDYDAAKAEDGASRAAVRAAEADLKLAKINLSYTKIYSPINGLIGRTDAKIGEFVGRDPNPVILNQVSRIDTMLAEFFITETDYLSVARAYHESYGDSLHLNPADERTPFTLVLSDGSIFDHKGKFNFIDREVDPATGSLLIQASFPNPERILRPGQFARVRASIENDRGVMVIPQRSVSDLQGRHLVYVLQPDSTVKETEISLGSATGDMFIVSEGLNVGDQIVVEGLQKVRDGAKVVPNTIEFISKQPEGVPTETP; via the coding sequence ATGCATTTCTCGGTGCTATGGGTATTCCTACTGGGGTTGGGAGTTCTGATGACTGCTGGGTGCTCCCAGACGCCAAAAGGTCCCCCCCAAATGCCCCCACCCAATATTTCCTTTGTCGAAGTCGACAAGAAACAAGTTCCGCTAGTCAAGGAATTTGTGGGGCAGCTATATGGATACCGAGATGTGCCCATTCGTACGCGGGTAGAAGGGTATGTTCAAAGTTTGCACTTTCAGGAGGGTTCCAATGTCAAAAAGGGACAGCTCCTATACACCATTGATCCACAGCCATTTCAGGCAGAGGTAGCCGCAAAGGAAAGTCAATTGGCTCAGTCCAAGATTAATTCTATTCGCGCAGCAAGTGATTTGGAGCGATACGAGCCACTGGTCAAGGTCAATGCGGTGAGTCAAAGTGATTACGACGCGGCCAAAGCGGAGGATGGAGCTTCACGAGCCGCCGTAAGGGCCGCTGAAGCAGACCTCAAACTCGCCAAGATCAATCTCAGCTATACCAAGATCTATTCGCCCATCAATGGATTGATAGGACGTACTGATGCCAAAATCGGAGAATTTGTAGGAAGAGATCCCAACCCTGTCATCCTGAACCAAGTGTCCCGGATTGACACGATGCTGGCAGAATTCTTCATTACTGAAACCGACTACCTGTCTGTTGCCAGAGCCTACCATGAAAGCTATGGAGACAGCCTCCATCTCAATCCAGCAGATGAGCGGACCCCATTCACCTTGGTGCTGTCTGATGGTTCCATTTTTGACCATAAAGGGAAGTTCAACTTCATCGACCGCGAAGTAGATCCAGCCACTGGCTCCCTACTGATTCAAGCCTCGTTTCCCAATCCCGAACGTATTCTTCGACCGGGGCAATTTGCTCGGGTGAGGGCATCTATCGAAAACGATCGGGGGGTAATGGTCATTCCACAGCGATCAGTTTCAGACCTTCAGGGCAGGCATTTGGTGTATGTACTCCAGCCTGATTCCACGGTCAAAGAAACGGAGATTAGCCTCGGTTCAGCTACCGGAGACATGTTCATCGTGTCAGAAGGATTGAATGTGGGGGATCAGATCGTCGTCGAAGGTCTCCAAAAAGTTCGGGATGGTGCCAAAGTGGTTCCTAACACCATCGAATTCATTTCCAAGCAACCCGAAGGCGTGCCAACAGAAACTCCATGA
- a CDS encoding efflux RND transporter permease subunit — protein sequence MSQIKPHFFVKRPIMAIVIAIVTLIVGVVSMLGLPIEQYPNLTPPIVQVRATYTGANALNVEQSVASPLEQEINGVDNMIYMKSTNSNDGTMSIETSFEVGTDPDMNTVFTQNRVSAATAKLPEEVKRLGVTTRKSLPNILMLVSLYSSDDRYDQNFLGNYALINMRDVLSRIRGIGRVDVLGASDYSMRIWVRPDRLAKLGISIPELNNAIREQNIIVPGGKFGAEPAPPGTEFTYTVRLPDRLQTEAEFGEIVVRTNPDGSLVRIRDIARVELGVETYSAFTRVNGKNCALIAIYQAPGSNAVELASQVSQNMEVLAGRFPTAMEYKVSLDTTKSITAGIKEIVETLVIALALVILVVFIFIQDWRATLIPTLAIPVSLVGAFMLFPLLGFSINVLSLLGLVLAIGIVVDDAIVVVEAVQVKMEEGYSAKEATSLAMSEVTAPVIATTLVLIAVFIPVSAMGGITGRLYQQFAITVAVSVTFSSINALSLSPALCSLLLRPKDPNGDKKRGLLSGFFAGFNKAFDKSTNGYMSFTSIVGRKITRGTIFLLLVVVAAVFFGRLVPGGFIPEEDQGYCFVNVQLPNAASLQRSDEVTRKIEQMVMQIPGVDLVSTATGFSMISGAMSSNAGFMFITLKNWDERDKTANEIVQAINGILFTQIVEAQAFAFGPPAIPGLGNGSGFSLMLQDRVGSTPEFLAQNSAAFMQAAMARPEIQTAFTTYQASVPQKYIDLNTDKILKTGVTLNDVYTTFGAFLGGAYVNDFNLFGRLYRAYIQAEPQYRQNEKGLELFYVKNRDGDNVPLATLVNVKEITGPEFTYRFNLYRSVEITGSPAPGYTSAQALTALEEVAAEVLPAEMSIAWNGMSYQEKEASGTGYIVFVFSLIFVYLILAAQYESWSLPMSILLGTPFAVFGALFFLWVARFMSPSYENNVFTQISLVMLIAMAAKNAILIVEFAKLEFDNGKNLYDAAMEGARLRFRPILMTAFSFILGVLPLILASGSGAEARKVMGMALLGGMVVATVIGVFMYPMLFILIGRLGNYEGKREQEMARTADPFDVPPLPVPPPEGSQDSIDPDIDTATEDDDP from the coding sequence ATGAGCCAAATCAAACCGCATTTTTTCGTCAAGCGGCCGATTATGGCCATCGTGATTGCGATCGTGACGCTCATTGTGGGAGTGGTATCCATGCTGGGCCTTCCGATTGAGCAATATCCCAACTTGACACCGCCTATCGTACAGGTGCGGGCGACCTACACCGGAGCCAACGCACTGAATGTCGAGCAATCCGTTGCTTCGCCATTGGAACAAGAAATCAATGGGGTGGACAACATGATCTACATGAAGTCCACCAACTCCAATGATGGTACGATGAGTATCGAGACCTCCTTCGAGGTAGGAACCGATCCGGATATGAACACGGTTTTCACCCAAAACCGCGTATCGGCAGCTACCGCTAAGTTGCCAGAAGAGGTCAAGCGGCTCGGGGTCACCACGCGAAAGTCCTTGCCCAATATCCTGATGCTCGTCTCGCTATATTCCTCAGATGATCGCTACGACCAGAACTTCCTCGGCAACTACGCCTTGATCAATATGCGGGATGTGCTTTCGCGGATTCGAGGGATTGGGCGAGTGGACGTTCTGGGAGCAAGTGATTATTCGATGCGGATCTGGGTCAGGCCCGACCGACTGGCTAAATTGGGGATCTCGATTCCAGAGCTCAATAATGCCATTCGGGAACAAAATATCATCGTACCCGGGGGTAAATTCGGCGCAGAACCTGCTCCGCCCGGGACAGAATTCACTTATACTGTCAGGCTCCCCGACCGCCTCCAAACCGAGGCAGAGTTTGGGGAAATTGTCGTTCGTACCAATCCAGATGGATCACTGGTGCGGATTCGTGACATCGCTCGGGTAGAATTGGGTGTGGAGACCTATTCGGCTTTTACGCGGGTAAATGGGAAGAACTGTGCCTTGATCGCCATCTATCAGGCTCCGGGGTCCAATGCGGTGGAGCTGGCTTCGCAGGTATCCCAAAACATGGAAGTATTGGCGGGTCGATTCCCCACTGCGATGGAGTACAAGGTTTCGCTCGATACCACCAAATCCATTACTGCGGGGATCAAGGAGATCGTCGAAACGCTGGTGATCGCACTTGCGCTGGTTATTCTGGTGGTGTTCATCTTTATCCAAGACTGGCGGGCCACCTTGATTCCGACCTTGGCAATTCCGGTATCATTGGTGGGGGCTTTTATGCTTTTTCCACTGTTGGGATTCTCCATCAACGTACTGTCGCTACTGGGATTGGTACTAGCCATCGGGATTGTGGTGGATGATGCCATCGTGGTAGTGGAAGCTGTCCAGGTGAAAATGGAGGAAGGTTACTCCGCCAAGGAAGCGACTTCGCTAGCCATGTCGGAGGTTACGGCTCCGGTCATCGCCACGACGTTGGTTCTGATTGCGGTATTCATTCCGGTATCGGCAATGGGGGGTATCACAGGGCGTCTGTACCAACAGTTTGCCATTACGGTAGCCGTATCTGTGACATTCTCCTCGATCAATGCATTGTCCCTTTCGCCAGCACTTTGCTCATTGCTGCTTCGCCCCAAGGACCCCAACGGGGATAAAAAACGAGGGCTTTTGTCGGGCTTTTTCGCGGGATTCAACAAGGCTTTTGACAAGTCGACCAATGGTTATATGAGCTTCACCAGCATTGTGGGCAGGAAAATCACCCGCGGGACTATATTCCTACTCTTGGTGGTGGTCGCGGCGGTATTCTTCGGTCGATTGGTTCCTGGAGGATTTATCCCAGAGGAAGATCAAGGATACTGTTTCGTCAATGTCCAGCTTCCCAATGCGGCCTCGCTCCAACGATCAGATGAGGTCACGCGGAAAATCGAGCAAATGGTCATGCAGATTCCAGGCGTAGATTTGGTGTCCACCGCAACGGGTTTCAGTATGATTTCCGGAGCCATGTCTTCGAATGCAGGCTTCATGTTCATCACGCTCAAAAATTGGGATGAACGCGACAAGACCGCCAACGAAATCGTCCAAGCGATCAATGGCATCTTATTCACCCAAATCGTGGAAGCACAGGCATTTGCCTTCGGTCCTCCTGCGATTCCGGGGTTGGGAAATGGTTCTGGATTCAGTTTGATGCTTCAGGACCGGGTAGGCTCGACCCCGGAGTTTCTAGCGCAGAATTCGGCGGCCTTCATGCAGGCAGCCATGGCTCGGCCCGAGATTCAGACGGCCTTCACGACCTATCAAGCCTCCGTCCCACAGAAATACATCGACCTCAATACCGACAAAATCCTCAAAACAGGGGTGACATTGAATGATGTCTATACCACGTTTGGGGCATTCTTGGGAGGCGCCTATGTGAACGACTTCAACCTCTTTGGTCGATTGTATCGGGCCTACATCCAGGCTGAACCGCAGTATCGCCAAAATGAAAAGGGGCTCGAACTCTTTTATGTCAAAAACCGAGATGGCGACAATGTGCCCCTCGCAACTTTGGTAAACGTCAAGGAGATCACCGGGCCGGAGTTCACCTATCGATTCAACCTGTACCGATCTGTAGAAATCACCGGTTCGCCCGCTCCGGGGTACACCTCTGCGCAGGCATTGACTGCCTTGGAGGAAGTGGCAGCCGAGGTACTTCCTGCGGAAATGTCCATCGCCTGGAACGGCATGTCCTATCAGGAAAAGGAAGCCTCAGGGACCGGATACATCGTATTTGTGTTTTCCCTGATATTCGTCTATCTGATTCTGGCGGCGCAGTACGAGAGCTGGTCGCTTCCGATGAGTATCCTGTTGGGAACACCTTTCGCGGTATTTGGGGCATTGTTCTTCCTCTGGGTGGCGCGATTCATGTCGCCTTCCTACGAAAACAATGTATTCACCCAGATCTCGCTGGTCATGCTGATTGCGATGGCTGCGAAAAATGCGATCCTCATCGTGGAGTTTGCCAAGCTGGAATTTGACAATGGCAAGAACCTCTACGATGCGGCGATGGAAGGCGCCAGATTGCGTTTCCGTCCGATCCTCATGACGGCCTTCTCCTTCATCTTGGGGGTACTGCCGCTGATTCTGGCGAGTGGTTCCGGGGCCGAAGCCCGAAAAGTCATGGGGATGGCTCTGCTGGGTGGGATGGTAGTAGCCACCGTGATCGGGGTATTCATGTATCCGATGCTATTTATCCTGATCGGCCGGCTCGGCAATTATGAGGGAAAGCGTGAGCAGGAAATGGCCCGTACCGCAGATCCATTTGACGTGCCTCCCCTACCCGTTCCTCCCCCTGAAGGCAGCCAAGATTCGATTGATCCAGATATAGATACAGCTACTGAAGACGACGACCCTTGA
- a CDS encoding TolC family protein gives MKHTLFALLAMLTLWSSCKFHPAYEGIPMENPISFRMDSVATDTIVNLRWWEAFNDPYLDTLVAVALRNNRDVRIAANRIEQSEKFYKITKADFWPSFNGSIDLQRGNLIGGIPGQGENNLLTGFLNGSWELDFWGKFRSANEAARADLIASEYGHRVIQISLISQVAQTYFQMLEFQARIDISEQTLALRDSMLGIILERYEAGIIAEIDVNQAQIQRAIAASSVPLYQRQLVLTENALSVLIGDNPQKFTPVVTLVNQEMPDEIPPGLPSSLLTRRPDILQAEQFVIAQNATIGIANANRFPAISLTGAFGLATLDLSNLGGGFPGWSIGASLLQPIFNFGQLKRQVEVEKLKLEESILNYEAVVLNAFREVEDALVSIRTLKEEIEYRRDHVEAAQNALMLSQLRYDKGVTSYLEYLESQRQAFEAQQNYAGTRAELLSAYVSLYNALGGGWISPEEEAAAEAAEQEEAEEDR, from the coding sequence ATGAAGCACACGCTATTCGCCCTGCTGGCCATGCTCACGCTGTGGTCCAGCTGTAAATTTCATCCCGCCTACGAAGGAATCCCGATGGAGAATCCAATCTCTTTCAGGATGGACTCCGTAGCGACAGATACCATCGTCAATCTCCGGTGGTGGGAGGCTTTCAATGATCCCTATCTCGATACGTTGGTGGCGGTCGCCCTCCGCAACAACCGAGATGTGCGCATTGCAGCCAATCGGATCGAACAGTCCGAGAAGTTCTACAAAATCACCAAGGCTGACTTTTGGCCTTCCTTCAACGGATCTATCGACCTACAGCGAGGGAATCTCATCGGCGGAATACCCGGGCAGGGAGAGAATAATCTGCTAACAGGGTTCCTCAATGGTTCGTGGGAATTGGACTTTTGGGGGAAATTCCGCAGTGCCAATGAAGCAGCACGGGCCGATCTGATCGCTTCAGAATATGGCCATCGGGTCATCCAGATCTCATTGATCTCGCAGGTAGCCCAGACCTATTTTCAAATGCTGGAGTTTCAGGCGCGAATCGACATTTCCGAGCAGACGCTTGCCCTTCGGGACTCGATGCTGGGGATTATCTTGGAAAGGTATGAAGCGGGAATCATCGCAGAAATTGATGTGAATCAGGCCCAAATCCAGCGGGCCATTGCCGCGAGTTCCGTTCCCTTGTACCAACGCCAATTGGTACTGACAGAAAATGCCCTGAGTGTTCTGATCGGGGATAATCCCCAGAAATTCACCCCAGTCGTCACGCTTGTCAATCAGGAAATGCCCGATGAAATTCCTCCGGGGCTTCCCTCTTCGCTGCTTACCCGAAGGCCGGACATTCTTCAGGCGGAGCAATTTGTCATCGCTCAAAATGCCACCATCGGCATCGCCAATGCCAATCGGTTTCCGGCAATCAGCTTGACCGGAGCGTTTGGACTTGCCACGCTGGATTTGAGCAATCTCGGAGGCGGGTTCCCGGGATGGTCCATCGGTGCGTCATTGCTCCAACCCATTTTCAATTTTGGTCAGCTCAAACGGCAGGTAGAAGTCGAAAAACTGAAACTGGAAGAATCCATCCTGAATTACGAGGCAGTGGTGTTGAATGCCTTTCGGGAAGTGGAAGATGCCTTGGTGTCTATCCGGACTTTGAAAGAGGAGATTGAATACCGCAGAGACCACGTTGAAGCCGCACAAAATGCCCTCATGCTCTCTCAGCTTCGATACGACAAAGGGGTCACTTCCTATCTGGAATACTTGGAATCCCAACGGCAGGCATTTGAAGCCCAGCAAAACTATGCGGGTACCCGTGCAGAATTGCTGAGTGCGTACGTGTCACTCTACAATGCACTCGGAGGAGGCTGGATCAGTCCAGAAGAAGAGGCAGCAGCAGAAGCAGCCGAACAGGAAGAAGCGGAGGAAGACCGCTAG
- a CDS encoding DUF2141 domain-containing protein, which translates to MKYLFFIALAFLTVSLQAQSGTLIVKVKGFKSSEGRVGYSLFNTDKGFPSDSEKAMMAEFTGISDGTATIRVDDLAFGTYAISVFHDKNTNGELDTNFIGIPKESVGASNDASGTFGPPKFKDAKFDFTESGQEIVINLQHF; encoded by the coding sequence ATGAAATACCTCTTCTTCATCGCCTTAGCATTTCTTACGGTGTCCCTTCAAGCCCAATCAGGTACGTTAATCGTGAAGGTCAAAGGATTCAAATCCTCGGAAGGCCGTGTAGGATACAGCCTTTTCAACACAGACAAAGGCTTTCCCAGTGATTCTGAAAAGGCCATGATGGCGGAGTTTACAGGTATTAGCGATGGTACCGCCACGATCCGGGTGGACGATCTGGCGTTTGGTACCTATGCCATTTCGGTGTTTCACGATAAAAACACCAATGGGGAATTGGACACCAATTTCATCGGCATTCCCAAGGAGTCCGTCGGAGCGTCCAATGATGCTTCAGGCACCTTTGGACCTCCCAAGTTCAAGGACGCCAAGTTTGATTTCACCGAATCCGGCCAAGAAATCGTGATCAATCTCCAACATTTCTAG